A part of Fusarium graminearum PH-1 chromosome 3, whole genome shotgun sequence genomic DNA contains:
- a CDS encoding DNA polymerase epsilon: MPNTSLRRPQKGFRRGGKVAYHGNRTRTFAASSRNEATSADEKWERTRLAHSIDENMGFARYESGKKREGWLVNIQPTAIEDDKTPGGRAAVDCYFIEEDGSTFKATVEFEPYFLIAVKKGHEAEVEDWAKRVPGDGVVKSIRRVEKDDLNMPNHLLGYRRTFLELKTTLTRHRHNNDIRAGTWYFVEAKHGVTKIYPNEERSLPADPVVMAYDIETSKQPLKFPDAASDQIIMISYMIDGQGFLITNRQILSEDIGDFDYTPKPEYPGPFMIFNEPDEKSLIERFFLHIKEARPTVIATYNGDFFDWPFVEARASINGIDMYQEIGWKKDNEDQYKCAYSVHMDCFHWVNRDSYLPQGSRGLKAVTVAKLGYDPDELDPELMTPYATERPQTLAEYSVSDAVATYYLYMKYVHPFIFSLCTILPLSGDEVLRKGTGTLCEMLLMVQAYQREIVLPNKYITPKEAFWDGHLLDSETYVGGHVESIEAGVFRADIPVDFAVDPGAIDELLTDLDAALKFVVTVEEQKKFEDVENYEEVKAQIVERLNKLKETPNRHEKPLIYHLDVASMYPNIMTTNRLQPDSMIQESDCAACDFNRPGKTCDRRMPWAWRGEYIPAKRDEYNMIRHALENEKFPGKFPSSPMRPFQDLSADEQAALVRKRLQLYSQKVYHKIHDSTTIVREAIICQRENPFYINTVRDFRDRRYDYKGKAKVWKGKTSTLQSAGAPQNEVDAAKKMIILYDSLQLAHKVILNSFYGYVMRKGSRWYSLDMAGVTCLTGAHIIQMARQLVERLGRPLELDTDGIWCMLPATFPENFSFKLKGGKKLNISYPCVMLNHLVHAKFTNHQYQTLVDQKTLKYETHSDNSIFFEVDGPYKAMVLPTSKEEDKNLKKRYAVFNDDGSLAELKGFEVKRRGELKLIKIFQQQIFKFFLEGETLADCYGAVAKVANRWLDVLHSKGTTLADEELMELISENRSMSKTLEEYGNQKSTSITTAKRLADFLGEQMVKDKGLNCKFIICARPKNAPVTERAIPVAIFSAEESVKRTYLKKWLKEEPTDTDPRALLDWDYYLERLGSVIQKLITIPAALQKVRNPVPRVPHPDWLQRRINIKDDKLKQKKLTDLFKKTPLEDITGLKGAGMDDVEDFGSKLLKPKQVGAIIASSQAATVQKRKSPEPVENPDPMSALPEVMPSASENYEEFLMYQKQKWKIQKEARIRRRQLFGDRRGGAVNNLQQTFMKQAHTTYMSNWQVLHLKTTETPGIVMAYVLIDAKIHTLKVNVPRQVFLNLKSKDLPDVEVDGCEVEQVNYTLPNGHPSSHLFKLTVSEDIYFNESEKFSLLFNHPSVEGVYEKQVPLNIRAVLRLGNQCTIDASQHAVLGKGLEQGFDLAGLKRPAKSRTYLDTSPLAYIYISHITAGERQIFGIFSTTNDQAHVVILQKSKDSGQDLPNITKMYSEMLARRHAEAAGTNWQDCFTYQEKLHIKITQVTTRRKAHLEIGDVVKKMRKDEPRPQMMVIQSSQRQLLIHDVPILGEFPVLPLKYDIADSSLPPLGWQSVIAKRLVGHYLGLGSWILHLTALARYGDVPLCNLERDDPRFLIDIAYARRLQSNGVVLWWSPDARPDHAGYEKDDLLGPLDTVKMPNINNPGTFSSVCIDLDVRNLAINTILTSSLINELEGADSVSFNPAADDSETLTSESAFANAGVLVLREMVKSWWTEACRGSTMADVLVQHLVRWVENPDSFMYDRALHYYVQMMSRKAFQQLMADFRRVGSQVIFANANRLILQTTKAEVGNAYAYSQYIIKSIKSKPLFHFIDLEIKEYWDYLVWYDEFNYGGKACQEVVEAEEQTLETIMNWQMATFLPAQLQSTFHDWVVEFIQLMHQLKRPHNGDPDATPRLTQLPSKGLEEHEGQIGQIILGKAFEKPLKKDIIGLLNRQKRELLHPELAGDYTFPSLPGSHLNLRNPILELVKSLMQILSLDKNITLEARLLRKELLALFEIREFSKEGAFANPSESLRLPQVSCDSCTMMRDLDLCRDEDLFGEGAAWRCGFCGTEFDRVAIEERLLGIVESWVVEWTTQDLKCVRCGALRTNDFMEHCTCSGEWKEVVSRQDVSKRLGVMKRVAKFYELRMLSDVVEGLDQGL; this comes from the exons ATGCCTAACACAAGTCTTCGTCGCCCCCAAAAGGGCTTccgaagaggaggaaaggTTGCCTACCATGGCAATCGTACACGCACGTTCGCGGCCTCGTCCAGGAACGAAGCCACGTCGGCAGATGAGAAGTGGGAGCGGACACGGTTGGCGCACAGCATCGATGAGAACATGGGCTTTGCACGCTATGAAAGcggaaagaaaagagaaggatggctGGTCAATATCCAACCCACGGCGATCGAGGACGACAAGACACCCGGTGGCCGGGCCGCTGTTGATTGCTACTTCATCGAAGAGGACGGCTCTACCTTCAAGGCGACTGTGGAATTCGAACCTTACTTCTTGAtcgctgtcaagaagggcCACGAggccgaggttgaggattGGGCTAAGAGGGTCCCTGGAGACGGTGTAGTCAAGTCGATCCGACGGGTTGAGAAGGACGATCTCAACATGCCCAATCACTTGCTAGGCTACCGAAGGACATTCCTCGAACTCAA GACCACGCTAACAAGACACAGGCATAATAACG ATATACGAGCCGGTACATGGTACTTTGTAGAAGCCAAACACGGCGTCACAAAGATCTACCCCAACGAAGAGAGATCACTGCCGGCGGACCCCGTGGTAATGGCGTACGATATTGAAACATCGAAGCAGCCCCTTAAATTCCCTGATGCCGCCTCCGATcagatcatcatgatctcGTACATGATCGACGGCCAAGGATTCCTAATTACGAATCGTCAAATCCTCTCAGAGGACATTGGTGATTTCGACTACACCCCTAAGCCAGAGTATCCGGGTCCCTTCATGATTTTCAATGAGCCTGATGAAAAGTCTTTAATTGAGCGATTCTTCCTCCACATTAAGGAGGCCCGGCCAACGGTCATCGCTACTTACAACGGTGACTTTTTCGATTGGCCCTTTGTGGAAGCACGAGCTAGTATCAATGGAATCGATATGTACCAAGAGATTGGTTGGAAGAAAGACAATGAGGACCAGTACAAGTGTGCCTACAGTGTGCACATGGACTGTTTTCATTGGGTTAACCGAGATTCTTACCTCCCCCAAGGTTCTCGTGGCTTAAAGGCCGTCACCGTTGCAAAGCTTGGATACGACCCAGACGAGCTTGATCCCGAATTGATGACACCGTACGCGACTGAACGACCGCAAACACTCGCTGAGTACTCCGTGTCCGATGCTGTTGCAACGTACTATCTTTATATGAAATATGTCCAccccttcatcttctctctctgTACGATTCTGCCGCTGAGCGGCGATGAAGTCTTGAGAAAGGGAACCGGTACCCTCTGCGAAATGCTGCTGATGGTGCAAGCTTATCAAAGAGAAATTGTGCTTCCTAACAAATACATCACACCAAAGGAAGCCTTCTGGGATGGACATCTTCTCGATTCAGAAACATATGTCGGTGGTCACGTCGAGAGTATTGAAGCAGGAGTGTTCCGCGCTGATATTCCAGTGGATTTCGCTGTCGACCCTGGAGCCATTGACGAGCTTCTAACCGATCTCGATGCTGCCCTGAAGTTCGTGGTTACTGTGGAAGAGCAGAAGAAATTCGAGGACGTGGAGAACTATGAGGAAGTCAAGGCTCAGATTGTCGAGAgactcaacaagctcaaggagacGCCGAACCGTCACGAAAAGCCCTTGATCTACCATCTTGACGTCGCCTCCATGTACCCCAACATCATGACAACCAACCGATTGCAGCCCGATTCCATGATTCAGGAGTCTGATTGTGCTGCTTGCGACTTCAATCGACCCGGCAAAACTTGTGACAGACGAatgccttgggcttggagagGTGAGTATATCCCTGCTAAGCGAGACGAGTACAACATGATTCGACATGCTCTTGAGAACGAAAAGTTTCCTGGAAAGTTTCCCAGCTCTCCTATGCGACCATTCCAGGACCTGAGTGCAGATGAACAAGCAGCTCTTGTGCGGAAACGTCTTCAACTGTATTCTCAAAAGGTCTATCACAAGATCCACGACTCAACAACTATCGTCCGAGAAGCAATCATTTGTCAGCGAGAGAATCCTTTCTACATCAACACTGTACGAGACTTCCGTGATCGTCGATACGATTACAAGGGCAAGGCGAAGGTGTGGAAGGGAAAGACTTCGACTTTGCAGTCAGCTGGTGCGCCTCAGAATGAGGTTGATGCcgcaaagaagatgattatTCTGTACGATTCACTACAATTGGCTCACAAGGTTATTCTGAACTCTTTCTACGGATACGTCATGAGAAAGGGATCTCGTTGGTACTCACTTGATATGGCTGGCGTTACTTGTCTGACAGGTGCTCACATCATTCAAATGGCCCGACAACTGGTCGAACGACTTGGACGACCTCTGGAGCTAGATACCGATGGTATTTGGTGTATGCTTCCAGCAACATTCCCCGAgaacttctctttcaagctcaagggcggaaagaagctcaacatctcATACCCCTGCGTTATGCTTAACCATCTTGTTCACGCCAAGTTCACAAATCATCAATATCAGACGCTTGTTGATCAGAAGACTCTCAAGTATGAGACACACAGCGACAACTCTATTTTCTTCGAAGTTGATGGTCCTTACAAGGCCATGGTTctgccaacatcaaaggaggaagacaagaattTGAAGAAACGATACGCTGTCTTCAACGACGATGGCAGTCTGGCTGAGTTGAAGGGTTTCGAGGTGAAGCGTCGCGGTGAGctgaagctcatcaagatcttccagcagcagatTTTCAAGTTTTTCCTCGAGGGAGAAACACTGGCTGACTGTTATGGAGCTGTCGCAAAGGTCGCTAACCGCTGGTTGGATGTGCTGCACAGCAAGGGTACAACACTGGCAGACGAAGAGCTGATGGAGCTTATTTCTGAGAACCGAAGCATGTCCAAGACGCTGGAGGAGTACGGCAACCAAAAATCCACCAGTATTACCACCGCCAAGCGTCTCGCAGACTTCCTGGGCGAACAGATGGTCAAAGACAAGGGATTGAACTGTAAATTCATTATCTGCGCTCGGCCCAAGAACGCACCCGTCACAGAACGAGCTATCCCTGTCGCCATCTTTTCCGCGGAGGAGTCAGTCAAGCGAACGTATTTGAAGAAGTGGCTGAAGGAGGAGCCCACTGATACTGATCCTCGTGCACTGCTTGACTGGGATTATTACCTAGAGCGATTGGGCTCTGTCATTCAGAAGCTGATCACCATTCCTGCAGCCCTCCAGAAAGTCCGCAACCCGGTTCCTCGAGTGCCGCATCCCGACTGGCTTCAGAGGagaatcaacatcaaggatgacaagctcaagcagaagaagctcactgacctcttcaagaagactCCACTGGAGGACATCACCGGCCTCAAAGGCGCTGGAATGGATGATGTGGAAGACTTTGGCAGTAAGCTTTTGAAGCCGAAGCAAGTCGGCGCGATCATAGCATCCTCTCAGGCTGCCACTGTTCAAAAACGCAAATCTCCTGAGCCGGTTGAAAACCCTGATCCTATGTCAGCACTCCCCGAAGTCATGCCAAGTGCTTCAGAGAACTACGAAGAGTTTCTGATGTATCAGAAACAGAAGTGGAAGATCCAGAAGGAGGCCAGGATTCGACGACGACAGCTGTTTGGTGACAGACGAGGTGGAGCAGTCAACAATCTTCAACAGACATTCATGAAACAGGCACACACTACCTACATGAGTAACTGGCAGGTTTTGCATCTAAAAACAACTGAGACCCCTGGTATTGTCATGGCATATGTCTTGATTGATGCCAAGATTCAcaccctcaaggtcaacgttCCTCGCCAAGtcttcctcaacctcaagagtAAGGATTTGCCTGACGTTGAGGTCGATGGCTGCGAAGTAGAGCAGGTCAACTACACTTTGCCCAACGGTCACCCTTCCAGTCATCTTTTTAAGTTGACTGTATCGGAAGACATATACTTCAACGAAAGCGAGAAATTCTCTCTGCTCTTCAACCACCCTAGTGTAGAGGGAGTTTATGAGAAGCAGGTGCCGCTAAACATTCGTGCCGTTCTGCGTCTTGGAAACCAATGTACCATTGACGCATCGCAGCATGCCGTTCTAGGAAAGGGTCTCGAGCAAGGTTTCGATCTAGCAGGTCTGAAGCGTCCAGCCAAATCACGGACTTACCTCGATACCTCCCCTCTGGCTTATATCTATATCTCGCACATCACAGCAGGCGAACGCCAGATCTTTGGTATCTTCTCTACCACCAACGACCAAGCCCACGTTGTCATTCTACAGAAAAGCAAGGACTCTGGACAAGATCTCCCCAACATTACCAAGATGTACTCTGAGATGCTTGCTAGACGACATGCCGAAGCAGCTGGCACGAACTGGCAAGACTGCTTCACTTATCAAGAGAAGCTGCACATCAAGATCACGCAAGTGACTACGCGACGCAAAGCTCATCTCGAaattggtgatgttgtgaaaAAGATGCGCAAGGACGAACCAAGGCCACAAATGATGGTCATTCAATCCTCTCAGCGACAGCTTCTTATTCATGATGTCCCAATCCTGGGAGAATTCCCGGTTCTCCCCCTGAAGTACGATATTGCGGACAGCTCCTTGCCACCCTTGGGCTGGCAGTCTGTTATAGCTAAACGTCTTGTCGGCCATTACCTTGGTCTCGGATCGTGGATTTTACATCTCACCGCTTTGGCTCGTTATGGTGATGTGCCTCTGTGCAACCTGGAACGCGACGATCCTCGTTTCCTGATCGACATTGCTTACGCACGCCGCCTTCAGTCTAATGGTGTCGTACTTTGGTGGTCTCCAGATGCTCGTCCAGATCATGCTGGTTATGAAAAGGACGACCTTCTCGGTCCTCTTGATACCGTCAAGAtgccaaacatcaacaaccccggGACCTTCTCATCAGTCTGTATCGATCTCGATGTTAGAaaccttgccatcaacaccatATTGACCtcgtctctcatcaacgagctGGAAGGTGCTGACTCAGTCTCCTTCAACCCTGCCGCTGATGATTCTGAGACACTTACTTCCGAGAGTGCTTTCGCCAATGCTGGTGTACTTGTGCTTCGTGAAATGGTCAAGTCTTGGTGGACAGAGGCTTGCCGTGGGAGCACCATGGCTGATGTCTTGGTGCAGCATCTCGTCCGTTGGGTTGAGAATCCCGACTCGTTCATGTATGATCGAGCCCTGCACTACTATGTGCAGATGATGTCTCGCAAAGCCTTCCAACAGCTTATGGCTGATTTCCGTCGAGTGGGATCTCAGGTTATTTTCGCGAATGCCAATCGCCTCATTCTTCAGACCACGAAGGCCGAAGTTGGCAATGCGTATGCGTACAGCCAGTATatcatcaagtccatcaagaGCAAGCCACTCTTCCACTTCATCGATTTGGAAATTAAAGAGTACTGGGACTATCTTGTTTGGTACGATGAGTTTAATTACGGAGGAAAGGCTTGTCAAGAGGTcgttgaggccgaggagcAGACTCTTGAGACAATTATGAATTGGCAGATGGCCACTTTCTTGCCAGCACAACTACAGTCAACCTTCCACGACTGGGTGGTTGAGTTCATTCAACTTATGCACCAGCTCAAGCGACCTCACAATGGCGATCCTGATGCCACGCCTCGGCTGACGCAGTTGCCAAGCAAGGGCTTGGAAGAGCATGAAGGTCAAATCGGTCAAATCATCCTGGGCAAGGCATTTGAGAAGCctctgaagaaggatatcaTCGGTCTCCTGAACAGGCAGAAACGTGAGCTACTTCACCCAGAGCTTGCTGGCGACTACACATTCCCTAGCCTTCCTGGATCTCACCTCAACTTACGTAACCccatccttgagcttgtcaaatCACTCATGCAAATACTCTCTCTTGATAAGAACATCACTTTGGAGGCCCGTCTTCTTCGCAAGGAACTTTTGGCTTTGTTTGAGATTCGCGAGTTCTCGAAGGAGGGCGCATTCGCCAATCCATCAGAGAGTCTGCGACTTCCTCAGGTTTCCTGTGACAGCTGTACCATGATGCGAGACCTGGATTTGTGCAGAGATGAGGATTTGTTTGGTGAAGGCGCTGCATGGCGTTGCGGCTTCTGCGGAACCGAGTTTGACCGTGTTGCTATTGAAGAGCGATTGCTAGGCATAGTAGAGAGTTGGGTTGTTGAATGGACGACCCAGGATCTCAAGTGTGTGCGTTGCGGCGCTTTGAGAACCAATGACTTTATGGAGCACTGCACTTGCAGTGGAGAGTGGAAAGAGGTAGTCTCACGGCAGGACGTGAGCAAGAGACTCGGAGTTATGAAGAGGGTTGCCAAATTTTATGAGCTTAGAATGCTCAGTGATGTAGTAGAAGGACTGGATCAGGGTTTGTAA